The DNA region CAGCAACGTTTTGTTCAAGCCAATGAAAATATGATTAAAATTTCGGAAGCTCTTACATCTGGTGATTTAAAATCCTTTATTAGTATTGTTGAAAGTGAAGCTCTTACACTTCATTCTATGATGATGACTAGCCATCCTTATTTTATCTTAATGAAACCTAATACACTGCAAATCATCAATAAAATATGGGCTTATAGAAAAAGAACAAACTCAAACATTTGTTTCACACTAGATGCTGGTGCTAATGTTCACGTATTATTTCCTGAAAAGGAAAAAGAAACAGCTAACAAATTTATTGTGAGCGAATTACTTCCATTTTGTCAAAATAATCACTATATTAGCGACAGCGTCGGTCTTGGAGCAACGCAGATTGACGCCAAATAATTCAACCCTTTATGTCCGCTCCATTGATAAAATGATTATAAAGATAATGTAAGACATAATAAACCAAGACTAGAGAAACAGAACCATACATACTATCGGTCAAAAAACCGAGTATGGAATTTTGTGGTCTTATTATTAATTAAAATCTCTAGTCATGAAAAACTTAACTACACTTAGTTGCCTCGTTGCAATACTCATTTCCAGCTCATTATTTGCCCAAAAAGATACGTTATGGTACGATGCCAATTGGGGAGAAACGGAACGTGCTCACGCTTCATATTATAGACCTGCACCTGAAAAAAAAGATAACGGATATTGGTGGGAAGATTATTATATTGATGGTACCAAACAGATGGAAGCTTTATCTCTAAAAGAAAACGAAGAAATTTTTGATGGAAAAGTAACATGGTTTCACCCCAACGGTAAAGTGATGCAGACTGTGCATTATAAAAATAATGTTCCACACGGATTACGTAAAAATTATTACCTCAGCGGCCCTCTAAAAAGCCAATATTCTTATACTGATGGTAAAGTCGATGGTGATTATGTAGCGTATCACGAAAATGCTCAAAAATCAGAAGAAGGTATTTACAAAAATGGCGACAGAATTGGTGCGTGGAAAGAATATCATAAGAATGGTAAGCTAAAAGCCGAAGGCAAATATAACAATGGAAAAAAAACAGGAACTTGGCAAGTTTATTATTATGATGGAATGGAAGAAAACTAAATAATAAACCGTTAATAGCAGCGTTTTAGCCTAATACACATACATAATTTGATAAGATTATAGTATATTTGCATTAAACTGCTACGTTAATAAACCAAAATTAATGAAAGGACCTCTGTTTTATGCTAAGATTTTGCTCTTTGGTGAGTATGGAATTATAAAAGATTCAAAAGGCTTAGCTATACCTTATAATTCGTTTCAAGGAGCTTTAAAATCATCAAATGAATTAACGGATACTGCGAAAAATTCTAATGAAAATTTATTCAAATTCTATCAATACTTAACTAATATTGACAAGAGTATTGTACATTTTAGATTAGATGAGCTTAAACGCGATATCGAAAACGGTATGTATTTCGATTCTAGTATTCCGCAAGGATACGGTGTAGGAAGTTCTGGTGCATTGGTAGCAGCTATTTACGATAAGTACGCCGATGATAAAATTACTGTACTAGAAAATTTAACCAGAGACAAGTTATTAAAATTGAAAGGTATATTTTCATTGATGGAATCTTTCTTTCATGGTAAAAGTTCAGGTTTAGATCCTTTGAATAGTTATTTGAGTTTGCCAATTCTTATAAATTCCAAAGACAATTTAGAGCCCACTGGCATTCCATCACAAAAAGAAGGTAAAGGAGCGGTGTTTTTATTAGATTCTGAACAAATGGGTGAAACCGAACCAATGGTTAGCCTTTTTATGAACAAGATGAAAAATGAAGGTTTTAGAAGAATGATTAATGAAGATTTTGCCAAATATACTGATGCCTGTATTGATGATTTTTTACGCGGTAATGCAAAATCTCTTTTTGGTAATGTTAAGCAACTTTCTAAGGTTGTATTGGCAAATTTTAAACCAATGATTCCCAAGGCTTTTCACAACCTTTGGCAGCAAGGCATAGATACCAATGCTTACTACCTGAAATTATGCGGATCCGGTGGGGGTGGTTATATCTTAGGTTTTACCAAAGACTACGCTAAAGCTCAAGAAATATTAAAAAATTATAAATTAGAATTGGTTTACAGATTTTAATTATGGCTTATGGACTTACTTAAAGCCGCAGAAGAAAACACTCCAAAGAAACCAAAAAAATATCCTTTTTACTATAAATTTTTCAGCCTACTTTCCGTAGTTAGGGGTTATAATATTGTAATTATTGTAATAGCACAATATTTGGCTTCTATATTTATTTTTGCCCCTGAAAAATCATTGCGTGGTGTTTTACTCGATCTTGATTTGTATTTAATTGTTTTAGCCACAATATGTGTAATTGCCTCTGGGTACATTATCAATAATTTTTACGATGTAGATAAAGACAAAATAAACAAGCCTCAAAAGACAAAACTGGACAGCATCGTAACACAACAAACTAAGCTTTATATTTATTTTACACTAAATTTTTTAGGTTTTGTTTTTGCATTTTTTGTATCGTGGAAAGCCGCCCTGTTTTTTGCTGTTTATATTTTCTTAATCTGGCTGTATTCGCACAAATTAAGGCATTATCCATTAGTGAAATTATTTTCCGCAGCTACTTTAGCTTTGTTGCCATTTTTTGTAATTTTTGTCTATTACAGAAACTTCTCAACTGTAATTTTTACTCATGCTTGTTTTTTGTTTTTTATTTTATTGATTAGAGAACTGATTAAAGATTTAG from Aureibaculum sp. 2308TA14-22 includes:
- a CDS encoding mevalonate kinase family protein encodes the protein MKGPLFYAKILLFGEYGIIKDSKGLAIPYNSFQGALKSSNELTDTAKNSNENLFKFYQYLTNIDKSIVHFRLDELKRDIENGMYFDSSIPQGYGVGSSGALVAAIYDKYADDKITVLENLTRDKLLKLKGIFSLMESFFHGKSSGLDPLNSYLSLPILINSKDNLEPTGIPSQKEGKGAVFLLDSEQMGETEPMVSLFMNKMKNEGFRRMINEDFAKYTDACIDDFLRGNAKSLFGNVKQLSKVVLANFKPMIPKAFHNLWQQGIDTNAYYLKLCGSGGGGYILGFTKDYAKAQEILKNYKLELVYRF
- a CDS encoding toxin-antitoxin system YwqK family antitoxin, coding for MKNLTTLSCLVAILISSSLFAQKDTLWYDANWGETERAHASYYRPAPEKKDNGYWWEDYYIDGTKQMEALSLKENEEIFDGKVTWFHPNGKVMQTVHYKNNVPHGLRKNYYLSGPLKSQYSYTDGKVDGDYVAYHENAQKSEEGIYKNGDRIGAWKEYHKNGKLKAEGKYNNGKKTGTWQVYYYDGMEEN
- a CDS encoding geranylgeranylglycerol-phosphate geranylgeranyltransferase, whose product is MDLLKAAEENTPKKPKKYPFYYKFFSLLSVVRGYNIVIIVIAQYLASIFIFAPEKSLRGVLLDLDLYLIVLATICVIASGYIINNFYDVDKDKINKPQKTKLDSIVTQQTKLYIYFTLNFLGFVFAFFVSWKAALFFAVYIFLIWLYSHKLRHYPLVKLFSAATLALLPFFVIFVYYRNFSTVIFTHACFLFFILLIRELIKDLESLQGDIVSNYLTLPIKYGERFTKMLITLIVFLTIPPIYFLLRYPEIGLMRYYFYFSGLVLLIFLILLWQSNSKKNYMLLHTILKLLIIAGVFSLAFIDTSVILKKLL